The genomic interval ATATCCATGCAGACCGCGACCGCGGGCGACATCGTGCCGGAGGCGATCGACATCAGCAGGATGCCCGGGGTGAGGAAATTGATGTAGTCGCCCCGCCCGCCTCCGCCGCCGAGACCGGCCGAGAAGGTGTCGCCGAAGATCAGGCCGAACAGCAGGATCATGATGACCGGCATCCCGAGGGCACCGAGGGACAGGCCCGGGTACCGCTGGGCGTGCCGCAGGTTGCGGCGGAGCATCGTGCCGGTGTCTTGGAGTGCGTAGCTCATTGTGCGTTCACTTCCTCGTGAGCGGTGGGCTGACCGGTGACGGCGAAGAACACGTCATCCAGGTCGGGGGTGTGGACGGTCAGCTCGTCGACCTCGAGCGAGGCGTCGTCGATCTGCGCCAGCAGAGCGCGCAAGGCGTGCACGCTGCCGTCGTTCGGTACCTGCAGGACGAGCGACTCCTGATTCGGTACTGCGGTCGGCAGCACCTGTCCCGCCAGCGAGAACGCGTCCGGCGAGGTGAAGCGGAGCCGGATGTGCCCGCCTGGTGCGAGCCGCTTGAGCTCCTCCGCCGTACCTTGCGCGACCAGTCGCCCGTGGTCGAGGACGGCGATCCGGTCGGCCAGCTGGTCGGCCTCGTCCAGGTACTGCGTGGTGAGCAGGACCGTGACGCCGCTGGCGACCAGTTCGCGGATCATCGTCCACATGCTGTGCCGGCTGCGTGGGTCGAGGCCGGTCGTCGGCTCGTCCAGGAAGATGATCCGTGGGCGGCCGACCAGCGTCATGGCCAGATCGAGCCGGCGCTTCATGCCGCCGGAGTACGTCATCGCCAGTTTCTTGCCGGCCTCCACCAGGTCGAACTGCTCCAGCAGCTCGTCCGCCCGGACCCGGGCCTCCTGCTTGCCGAGGTGGTAAAGGTCGGCCATCAGGATCAGGTTCTCGCGGCCGGTCATCAGGCCGTCGACCGCGGAGAACTGGCCGGTGACGCCGATCGAGGCGCGGACCGCCTCGGGGTTCTGGTGCAGGTCGTGGCCGGCCACCCGGATCTCGCCGGCGTCGGCGGTGACGAGCGTGGACAGGATCTGCACCGCGGTGGTCTTGCCGGCGCCGTTCGGGCCGAGCAGGGAAAAGATGGTGCCTTCGGCAACGTTCAGGTCGATGCCGTCGAGCACGAGTTTCTCGCCGTAGGACTTACGCAGTCCGATGACGTCGATCGCAGCTGACATGACTGTTCCTCGGTTGTTTTCGAGCAGGCCGAACCTGCCCCAGATGGCTAAGGGCTTGTTTCCAGGCGTGCTTGTCCGCCCGGCCGACCGAGCGGTCGCCGGTATCAGTTGTTCCGGGAGTTAGATGTCGAGGTCCTCGACTGCCGGTTGGTTGGCGGCTTCCTCGACCAGTTCGTAGAGGTCTTCGGGGATCAGCTCACGGAGCTCCTCGACCGTTTCCACGATGTGCAGGGTGGCCTCGCCCTGCGCCATGCTCCAGGACTGGTCGCTGCTCCAGTTGCCGATCCAGGAGCGCCAACCGGTCAGGTAGCGCTCGTCGTCACCGTTGACAGTGAACTGGCTGCGGCGATCGGCGTGCAGGACGAACTTGCCGGTCCGGCTCCGGTAGACCTTGAAGGCCTCGTACCCGGTGCTGCTCGACCGGCCGCCCTCCGCGAGCAGTACGCCGGAGAACCGCTGCTTGCGGCCGGTGCCCCGGCCCACCCGCACGGTGATCTCGTCGTACCCCTCGAACCGGCCTTCTTCCAGCTCGACGTACCTCCGCAGGGCGATCGAGATCGCCGAGGACAGGTTGCCGGCGAGCTCCTGCGCCTTCTTGTACAGCGGCAGGTCGTCGTCGGACACGTAGATCGTCTTGTTCGGCATCTTGTCTCCTCCTACGTAGAACTATACGCAGACGGCTACGTAGATGTCTACATACATCTCTACGTAGATGCAGGTGAGTACAGCCAGGGCCTGGTCAGGTCGAAGTACTCCGGCGGCTCGGCGTCCAACGCGTTGAGCTCGTCGACCTCCGCCTTCAGCTCGGCCGGCGGCTCCTTGAGCTCGCCTTCGCGGGCTGCCGCCTCGGAGGTGAAGTAGAACGCCGTGGTGAAGGCGCCGTCGTCGTACAGCGAGAGAACGTTGCCGATGAGATCGGGCCGGAACCCCGCCCACGCGTCGGAGCCCTGACTCATCAGGCTCCGGACGCGATCGGGATCCGAGGTGCGGCCGCGGATGATCTGGACGAACCCGGCCGTGTCCGGATCGCCGGCCAGTGTCACGGTCACGTCCTCGGTGTCGCGGAAGGCGGCCTCGGCGCTGAGCAGCGACGAGAACTCGTGCCACCACTTGTCCTGAGCCGGCGACTCGCTGTTGCGCCGCGCGGAGTCGGCGGAGTCGAAGCGCGCCAGTGCGATGAACCTGCCGTCCGCGGTGACGCCGGCGGTGGTCCCCACCCAGCCGGGCGCCTCAGGCGCGAGTTCTTCCATCCACCGATCCATCGCGGCGTGCGCCTGCGCGGCGTCGGTGAGCTGTCCCTGGATGACCTGTACGAACATGGTGCGACCCTCCCGGTCTCCCCAGGTCGCTACGGCTGTTTCGACAGTACGCCCGCCTGTTGCACACGGGCGAGCATCAGGATGCTCGCGAGGACGCCGGTAATACCGAGGGTGATCAGACGGGGGTTGAGGATCTGCGGCAGGTACTGCGGGAGCTCGAGCGGGGTGGGGTGATCTCCGGCATCCCGGAGGTGGTGCACGCGGAGCGGCTGTTCGGCGAGCCGGACTGCTTCGTCCGGGTGGCGACAGCGGACATCGCGACCTTCCAGCGGCTGCGCGACGAGCGGCTGGCACGGCTGCCGGGTGTCCAGCGGATGACGTCGACGATCGTCATGAAGAAGGTCGTGGACAACCGGCCGCTGCCGACGTGAACAATGTGGAAACTCATCCGCTCAAACCTGAGTTATCCACAGATTTGACCCCTTTTGGACCGATTTTCGTGGAGAACTAACGCCCACCTTGGGGATAACTCCCCGGAATCGGTGTGCACAACTGGGGATACGGATGTGGATAACCCAGCAGAACCTGGGTCAGACCCACTGCGTGGAGACGACGAAGCCGACGGCGATCAGGCCCATTCCGATCAGCAGGTTCCAGTTGCCGAGGTCCTTCATCACCGGGATGTCCTGGCCGGCCACGTAGAAGACGACCAGCCAGGCGAGTCCGAGCAGCCAGCAGAACAGCATCAGCGGCGCGACCCACACGCGGCTGGTGGTGCGCGGCCTCTTGGGGGTCTTCTCGACCTTGACCTTCTCGGTCTTCTTCTTGTTGCGACTGCTCGACTCGGGCACGACTGAACTCCTTGTAAGGACGGACGCATAAGCTGACCGCTACGACCTGTGCGGGTCGGTCCGGGTTAGCGTAGTGCAGACAGCAACATGGAGATCACTGGTGCGTAGGTTC from Kribbella sp. NBC_00709 carries:
- a CDS encoding ATP-binding cassette domain-containing protein, with amino-acid sequence MSAAIDVIGLRKSYGEKLVLDGIDLNVAEGTIFSLLGPNGAGKTTAVQILSTLVTADAGEIRVAGHDLHQNPEAVRASIGVTGQFSAVDGLMTGRENLILMADLYHLGKQEARVRADELLEQFDLVEAGKKLAMTYSGGMKRRLDLAMTLVGRPRIIFLDEPTTGLDPRSRHSMWTMIRELVASGVTVLLTTQYLDEADQLADRIAVLDHGRLVAQGTAEELKRLAPGGHIRLRFTSPDAFSLAGQVLPTAVPNQESLVLQVPNDGSVHALRALLAQIDDASLEVDELTVHTPDLDDVFFAVTGQPTAHEEVNAQ
- a CDS encoding EXLDI protein, which translates into the protein MPNKTIYVSDDDLPLYKKAQELAGNLSSAISIALRRYVELEEGRFEGYDEITVRVGRGTGRKQRFSGVLLAEGGRSSSTGYEAFKVYRSRTGKFVLHADRRSQFTVNGDDERYLTGWRSWIGNWSSDQSWSMAQGEATLHIVETVEELRELIPEDLYELVEEAANQPAVEDLDI
- a CDS encoding Lrp/AsnC ligand binding domain-containing protein encodes the protein MHTGEHQDAREDAGNTEGDQTGVEDLRQVLRELERGGVISGIPEVVHAERLFGEPDCFVRVATADIATFQRLRDERLARLPGVQRMTSTIVMKKVVDNRPLPT
- a CDS encoding cell division protein CrgA, with translation MPESSSRNKKKTEKVKVEKTPKRPRTTSRVWVAPLMLFCWLLGLAWLVVFYVAGQDIPVMKDLGNWNLLIGMGLIAVGFVVSTQWV